A stretch of the Myxococcaceae bacterium JPH2 genome encodes the following:
- a CDS encoding fatty acid desaturase yields MSAESPRFRVSPIIVVYMLVVHALAALAFVLPWPPHALPVALTLYVAIGLGTTVGLHRLICHRAFECPRWVEYGLVTVAMLTGQGSPLLWAATHRIHHAKADTEGDVHSPERGLWYAHMGWILNEASTHDDAWRTWCKDLAEDRYYHWLLRFRLGPQVIAVLVLGLTLGWRTLPAYFFLPMVSWMQSTYAVNSVCHARAFGTRVHDTRDHSRNVWWVSVLALGEGWHNNHHAFPASARHGWVWWQVDVGWTFIRCLRAVGLARQVHLPTPNLR; encoded by the coding sequence ATGTCCGCCGAGTCACCGCGCTTCCGAGTCAGCCCCATCATCGTCGTGTACATGCTGGTGGTGCATGCCCTGGCGGCCTTGGCGTTCGTGCTGCCGTGGCCACCGCATGCGCTGCCGGTGGCGCTCACGCTCTATGTGGCCATCGGCCTGGGCACGACGGTGGGGCTGCACCGGCTCATCTGCCATCGCGCTTTCGAGTGTCCCCGGTGGGTGGAGTACGGCCTCGTCACGGTGGCCATGCTGACAGGGCAGGGCAGCCCGCTGCTCTGGGCCGCCACGCACCGCATCCACCACGCGAAGGCGGACACGGAGGGCGACGTGCACTCGCCGGAGCGCGGCCTCTGGTACGCGCACATGGGCTGGATCCTCAACGAGGCGTCCACCCATGACGACGCGTGGCGCACGTGGTGCAAGGACCTCGCGGAGGACCGGTACTACCACTGGCTCTTGCGCTTCCGCCTGGGGCCCCAGGTCATCGCGGTGCTCGTGCTCGGATTGACGCTGGGGTGGCGGACGCTGCCCGCGTACTTCTTCCTGCCCATGGTGTCCTGGATGCAGAGCACCTACGCGGTCAACTCGGTGTGCCACGCGCGCGCTTTCGGCACGCGGGTGCACGACACGCGGGACCACAGCCGCAACGTCTGGTGGGTGAGCGTGCTCGCGCTGGGCGAGGGCTGGCACAACAACCACCACGCGTTCCCCGCGTCCGCCCGCCACGGTTGGGTCTGGTGGCAGGTGGACGTGGGCTGGACGTTCATCCGCTGCTTGCGCGCGGTGGGGTTGGCGCGGCAGGTCCACCTGCCCACGCCGAACCTCAGGTGA
- a CDS encoding molybdenum cofactor carrier protein — MRSERRIIGVFGSGKEAHAPVVVPLARWIAEAGFDLLTGGGGGVMGAAAEAFVQVRGRRGISIGIVPGGIAGGGHYEPRQGYPHRAIELPIYTHLPLSGEQGTEPMSRNHINVLTPHALVGLPGGEGTASESALALRYGKPIILHGPPEAFLHFPLELERTLSLERVTEFLLAATREVG, encoded by the coding sequence ATGCGCAGTGAACGCCGCATCATCGGGGTCTTCGGCTCGGGGAAGGAGGCGCATGCGCCCGTCGTGGTGCCCCTGGCACGATGGATCGCCGAGGCCGGCTTCGATCTGCTCACGGGCGGGGGAGGCGGGGTCATGGGCGCGGCGGCCGAGGCCTTCGTCCAGGTGAGAGGGCGCCGCGGCATCTCCATCGGCATTGTCCCCGGGGGCATCGCAGGGGGAGGGCACTACGAGCCCCGACAGGGCTACCCCCATCGGGCCATCGAGCTGCCCATCTACACGCACCTGCCACTCAGTGGAGAGCAGGGCACCGAGCCCATGAGCCGCAATCACATCAACGTCCTCACCCCCCATGCCCTGGTGGGCCTGCCCGGCGGCGAGGGGACGGCCTCCGAGAGCGCCCTGGCCCTGCGCTACGGCAAGCCCATCATCCTCCACGGGCCACCGGAGGCCTTCCTCCACTTCCCCCTGGAACTCGAGCGCACCCTCTCGCTGGAGCGCGTCACCGAGTTCCTCCTCGCCGCCACCCGCGAGGTGGGTTGA
- a CDS encoding sigma-54-dependent Fis family transcriptional regulator codes for MVAILGRSRAHVRLLDMVSSAATHDVEVLIQGPSGVGKELYARLIHERSHRTAQPFIPVNCGAVPPELFENELFGHVSGAFTGAKARAQGLVAEAENGTLFLDEVDALPLSAQVKLLRFIQQKEYRPLGASRALRSNVRIIAATNADLLAEVQAGTFRFDLFFRLRVVPLEVPALRERPEDIPLLMEHFLQRYAAEYGKAPVTFSDAALERLRTYSWPGNVRELENCARCLLCTRAGSRVDEGDLPLLPQARATPEMEPRPRSSAQREPFHEAKRKVVDAFERAYVEESLVEHAGNIAAAARASGKHRRAFFELMRRHGLTLRTR; via the coding sequence ATGGTCGCCATCCTTGGTCGCAGCCGCGCGCATGTCCGCCTGCTGGACATGGTGTCCTCCGCCGCGACGCATGACGTCGAGGTGTTGATCCAAGGGCCCAGCGGGGTGGGCAAGGAGCTGTACGCGCGGCTCATCCATGAGCGCAGTCATCGGACCGCGCAGCCCTTCATTCCGGTGAACTGTGGCGCGGTGCCTCCGGAACTCTTCGAGAACGAGCTGTTCGGGCACGTGAGCGGCGCCTTCACCGGAGCCAAGGCACGCGCCCAGGGGCTGGTGGCCGAGGCGGAGAACGGCACGCTGTTCCTGGACGAGGTGGATGCCCTGCCGCTGTCCGCGCAGGTGAAGCTGCTGCGGTTCATCCAGCAGAAGGAGTATCGGCCGCTGGGGGCGTCGCGCGCGTTGCGCTCGAACGTGCGGATCATCGCCGCCACCAACGCAGACCTGCTGGCGGAGGTTCAAGCAGGCACCTTTCGCTTCGACCTCTTCTTCCGCCTGCGGGTGGTGCCCCTGGAGGTGCCCGCGCTGCGTGAGCGCCCCGAGGACATCCCGCTGTTGATGGAGCACTTCCTCCAACGTTACGCCGCCGAGTATGGCAAGGCGCCCGTGACCTTCTCGGATGCCGCGTTGGAGCGACTGCGGACCTATTCCTGGCCCGGGAACGTGCGCGAGTTGGAGAACTGCGCGCGCTGTCTGCTGTGCACTCGCGCTGGCTCCAGGGTGGACGAGGGGGATTTGCCGCTGCTTCCCCAGGCGAGAGCCACACCGGAGATGGAGCCGCGCCCGCGCTCGTCAGCACAGCGCGAGCCCTTTCATGAGGCCAAGCGCAAGGTGGTGGATGCCTTCGAGCGAGCCTATGTCGAGGAGTCTCTCGTCGAGCACGCCGGCAACATCGCCGCCGCCGCGAGAGCCAGCGGCAAGCACCGCCGCGCGTTCTTCGAGCTGATGCGGCGGCACGGGCTCACCCTGCGCACGCGCTGA
- a CDS encoding peptidyl-prolyl cis-trans isomerase, protein MVARVGEGTITAQQIEAKLESQPPLIRSRFATLEAKKEFLDNMVRFELLLQEARRQGLEQDPEVKGTLEKLLVQRLIQRQAEQAEVRPLTEEELNKYYQDHLSEFVQPAKVRVSQIFLASAANDAKHAAVKAEAEALYADIRKKESGPAKIAFSTSVQARSDDAASKGASGDLGTLTHEQLSARWGKAVADAAFGLQAMHDLALVESERGMHVLKLMVREPALELTMDQVRPRIESRVLMERRAGAVDTLVAALKTKTTVQVDDAALGAVRVQADGVGSARPGPTP, encoded by the coding sequence GTGGTTGCTCGGGTGGGGGAGGGAACCATCACGGCCCAGCAGATCGAGGCGAAACTGGAATCCCAGCCACCCCTTATCCGCTCGCGTTTCGCCACGCTTGAGGCAAAGAAGGAATTCCTAGACAACATGGTGCGCTTCGAGCTGCTCCTCCAGGAAGCGCGGCGTCAGGGATTGGAGCAGGACCCCGAGGTGAAGGGCACGCTGGAGAAGCTGCTGGTGCAGCGTCTCATCCAGCGGCAAGCGGAGCAGGCGGAGGTCCGTCCGCTCACCGAAGAGGAATTGAACAAGTATTACCAGGATCATTTGTCCGAGTTCGTGCAGCCGGCCAAGGTCCGCGTGTCCCAGATCTTCCTGGCGTCCGCCGCGAATGACGCCAAGCACGCGGCGGTCAAGGCCGAGGCCGAGGCCCTCTATGCGGACATCCGCAAGAAGGAGTCCGGCCCGGCGAAGATCGCCTTCTCCACTTCGGTGCAGGCCCGCTCGGATGACGCCGCCTCGAAGGGCGCCTCGGGAGACCTGGGCACCCTGACCCACGAGCAGCTCTCCGCGCGCTGGGGGAAGGCGGTGGCGGATGCGGCCTTCGGGCTCCAAGCCATGCATGACCTGGCCCTGGTGGAGTCCGAGCGCGGCATGCATGTGCTCAAGCTCATGGTGCGCGAGCCCGCGCTCGAGCTGACGATGGACCAGGTCCGCCCGCGCATCGAGAGCCGCGTGCTCATGGAGCGCCGCGCCGGAGCGGTCGACACACTCGTCGCGGCCCTCAAGACCAAGACGACCGTCCAGGTAGACGACGCCGCCTTGGGCGCGGTCCGGGTCCAGGCGGACGGCGTGGGCTCCGCGCGTCCTGGCCCCACGCCCTGA
- a CDS encoding AAA family ATPase, whose protein sequence is MLPESTDPVVASLVPYIPAAVLARLSDAEAYSLPPVEPVRGAILLLDIAGFTPIVVGLSGAGPRGIDALQRLLTSYYTEMIGVVRQHGGDIYQFAGDSILTCFEPLPDEGDAHVVQRAAVCALQVQRRLARFAQIELLGQRFGVSSRIGVGFGESHRIVMGATGLWMHPALIGEPLAQAVLAEKRAAVGEVILSAQAWALVPESARRGEVRDDGCFRLDPAAALEARTVEPRPTPGGLELVGRCALLLNPVLFTKITTAHQQFSGDFRDVTCFFLRFTSARGPSEAEAFTHELNAFYEFVQKESAHHGGVLLMTDFTDKGNVLYVLFGAPTALPNKEVLACRLACKLQREKDAFPFVQELQIGIATGHAYCGDMGSPWRKGYSALGEVVNMAARLMTHGRGSGIHVDAHTEGRLHQGGFISEFVGAAQLKGVARPVPVYRLQSEMRRSLFIKGRGSIVGRHREQDVLRQAVEESLDGAGRLCVVSGEAGIGKSRLGARVVEDAEDRGARSLYGICYSYEMFTPFFPWKEVLIQAFGLHEANDLETQLARLRQGLEGLEGVESEWLPVMAGILGLPVEEAAVTRNLDARSKQLRVFQIIFLLLEKLSRVQPLVLFFEDLHWADNISIDLLEHVAARLSALRITLLVTLRPGGEQLRGFQGLAGLRTLELSSLDDDETRELLRLHLRMAPPDTGLEDLLLAKVQGNPFFTESIVQGLVEQGYVGPVGLGEERMELKRSLQGLTLPDSIQDVVLARIDLLSETEQLVVKVASVIGRIFTLDAVAELAPESIGATRIREAIDTLTKLGLILLEMEEPFTCIFKHIVIRDVAYNTLLVSGREDLHRRLARYLEARAGDNPFQSAGILAYHFLAGNDLLKGLEYTLMAARGARAQYANDDALHHYNRALELLGTVEGMDRDEVLRQTRTVMQELAETLLQAGNYAGAILMFEQCLADEQLVARQAEIHLGLGRAHQEKGESSRATQHLEKSLVLMGRSLPGNLLALGVRTLGNLLLLALTMVLPWVMRPLPSARLSQYLRQLSTLFSLIRIYYFADIKKLTWATLVTVNMARRSRSDYAVSLASGFFASLLFGSGQVKRSLRYCERALKYARRARDPVAEGLALSRLGIQAFFRNELRRARDYQEQAVATLRLVGERWERQTCLMMQATGEFLCSRFEAAEQLYQQMRTIGVELNALMHQGWAHSWSPMCRYLLGQGDVGELCAELEQGLRISVEVDDLANQCASLNHLANVTVREHQVEEAALVAVRAFSTIWSYQVLVPFLQVGLVDAAEAALFALEEGATVVPRAELWRVVRRSCFKARAIARLYPYLKGPALRVTARALRLRKGVAAAEPVFLEAIAVLEASPNRWETGVAYFDAAVALPHRRAAFLARARALFTDIGARAELRRIDRLEAGTADGASLAPPERVSA, encoded by the coding sequence ATGCTCCCGGAGAGCACAGACCCCGTCGTCGCGTCGCTGGTGCCGTACATCCCGGCCGCCGTCCTCGCGCGGCTGTCGGACGCGGAGGCGTACTCCCTGCCGCCGGTGGAGCCGGTGCGCGGGGCCATCCTCCTGCTGGACATCGCGGGCTTCACGCCCATCGTGGTGGGACTGAGCGGCGCGGGGCCTCGCGGTATCGACGCGCTTCAGCGCCTGCTCACCAGCTACTACACGGAGATGATTGGCGTCGTGCGCCAGCACGGCGGGGACATCTACCAGTTCGCGGGCGACTCCATCCTCACGTGCTTCGAGCCCCTCCCGGACGAGGGCGATGCGCACGTGGTCCAGCGCGCGGCGGTGTGCGCGCTCCAGGTGCAGCGGCGGCTGGCGCGCTTCGCACAAATCGAACTCCTGGGCCAGCGCTTCGGCGTGTCGTCGCGCATCGGCGTGGGGTTCGGCGAGTCGCACCGCATCGTGATGGGCGCCACGGGCCTGTGGATGCACCCGGCCCTCATCGGCGAGCCGCTCGCGCAAGCCGTCCTCGCCGAGAAGCGCGCCGCGGTGGGCGAGGTCATCCTCAGCGCCCAGGCCTGGGCGCTGGTGCCCGAGTCCGCGCGCCGGGGAGAGGTCCGCGACGACGGCTGCTTCCGCTTGGATCCCGCCGCCGCGCTGGAGGCGCGCACGGTGGAACCTCGGCCCACGCCCGGCGGCCTGGAGCTGGTGGGCCGGTGCGCGCTGCTGCTGAACCCGGTGCTCTTCACGAAGATCACCACGGCGCACCAGCAGTTCTCCGGAGACTTCCGCGACGTCACCTGCTTCTTCCTGCGCTTCACCAGCGCGCGAGGCCCCTCCGAGGCGGAGGCCTTCACCCACGAACTCAACGCGTTCTACGAGTTCGTGCAGAAGGAGAGCGCGCACCACGGCGGCGTGCTCCTGATGACGGACTTCACGGACAAGGGCAACGTGCTCTACGTCCTCTTCGGCGCGCCCACCGCGCTGCCGAACAAGGAAGTCCTCGCGTGCCGCCTGGCGTGCAAGCTCCAGCGCGAGAAGGACGCCTTCCCGTTCGTGCAGGAGCTGCAGATCGGCATTGCCACGGGGCACGCCTACTGCGGTGACATGGGCTCGCCCTGGCGCAAGGGCTACTCGGCGCTGGGCGAGGTGGTGAACATGGCCGCCCGCCTCATGACGCACGGGCGCGGCAGCGGCATCCACGTGGACGCCCACACGGAGGGGCGGCTGCACCAGGGCGGCTTCATCTCGGAGTTCGTGGGCGCCGCCCAGCTGAAGGGCGTGGCGCGCCCGGTGCCCGTCTATCGCCTCCAGTCGGAGATGCGCCGCAGCCTGTTCATCAAGGGCCGAGGGAGCATCGTCGGGCGGCACCGCGAGCAGGACGTGCTCAGGCAGGCCGTGGAGGAGTCGCTGGACGGCGCGGGCCGGCTGTGCGTGGTGTCCGGTGAGGCGGGCATTGGCAAGTCTCGGCTGGGCGCGCGCGTGGTCGAGGACGCCGAGGACCGAGGCGCCCGCTCGCTGTACGGCATCTGCTACTCGTACGAGATGTTCACGCCCTTCTTCCCCTGGAAGGAGGTGCTCATCCAGGCGTTCGGGCTCCACGAGGCGAACGACCTGGAGACGCAGCTGGCGCGCCTGCGCCAGGGCCTGGAGGGGCTGGAGGGCGTGGAGTCCGAGTGGCTGCCGGTGATGGCGGGCATCCTCGGCCTGCCGGTGGAGGAGGCCGCCGTCACGCGCAACCTGGACGCGCGCAGCAAGCAGCTTCGCGTGTTCCAGATCATCTTCCTGCTGCTGGAGAAGCTCAGCCGGGTGCAGCCCCTGGTCCTCTTCTTCGAGGACCTGCACTGGGCGGACAACATCTCCATCGACCTGCTGGAGCATGTGGCCGCGCGCCTGTCCGCGCTGCGCATCACGCTGCTCGTCACGCTTCGGCCGGGCGGTGAGCAGCTTCGCGGCTTCCAGGGGCTCGCCGGGCTGCGGACGCTGGAGCTGTCCAGCCTGGACGACGACGAGACGCGGGAGCTGCTGCGGCTGCACCTGCGCATGGCGCCGCCGGACACCGGGCTGGAGGACCTGCTGCTCGCCAAGGTGCAGGGCAACCCGTTCTTCACCGAGTCCATCGTCCAGGGGTTGGTGGAGCAAGGCTACGTGGGCCCGGTGGGGTTGGGCGAGGAGCGCATGGAGCTCAAGCGCAGCCTTCAGGGGCTGACGCTGCCGGACTCCATCCAGGACGTGGTGCTCGCGCGCATCGATCTGCTGAGCGAGACCGAGCAGTTGGTGGTGAAGGTGGCCTCGGTGATTGGCCGCATCTTCACGCTGGACGCGGTGGCGGAGCTCGCGCCGGAGTCCATCGGGGCCACGCGGATCCGCGAGGCCATCGACACGCTCACGAAGCTGGGGCTCATCCTCCTGGAGATGGAGGAGCCGTTCACCTGCATCTTCAAGCACATCGTCATCCGGGACGTGGCGTACAACACGCTGCTCGTGTCCGGCCGCGAGGACCTGCACCGGCGCCTGGCCCGCTATCTGGAGGCGCGCGCGGGGGACAATCCCTTCCAGTCCGCCGGCATCCTGGCCTACCACTTCCTGGCCGGGAACGATCTGCTCAAGGGCCTGGAGTACACGCTCATGGCGGCGCGCGGCGCGCGGGCGCAGTACGCCAACGACGACGCCCTGCACCACTACAACCGCGCCCTCGAGCTGCTCGGCACCGTGGAGGGGATGGACCGTGACGAGGTGCTGCGGCAGACGCGCACCGTCATGCAGGAGCTGGCGGAGACGCTGCTCCAGGCGGGCAACTACGCGGGCGCCATCCTGATGTTCGAGCAGTGCCTCGCGGACGAGCAGCTCGTGGCGCGACAGGCGGAGATCCACCTGGGACTGGGGCGCGCCCACCAGGAGAAGGGCGAGTCGAGCCGCGCCACGCAGCACCTGGAGAAGTCCCTGGTGCTCATGGGGCGCAGCCTGCCCGGCAACCTGTTGGCCCTCGGCGTGCGCACGCTGGGCAACCTGCTCTTGCTGGCGCTGACGATGGTGCTGCCCTGGGTGATGCGCCCGCTGCCCTCGGCGCGGCTGTCGCAGTACCTGCGGCAGCTCTCCACGCTGTTCTCACTCATCCGCATCTACTACTTCGCGGACATCAAGAAGCTCACCTGGGCCACGCTGGTGACGGTGAACATGGCCCGGCGCTCGCGCAGCGACTACGCGGTCAGCCTCGCCAGTGGCTTCTTCGCGTCGCTGCTGTTCGGCTCGGGGCAGGTGAAGCGCTCGCTGCGCTACTGCGAGCGGGCCCTGAAGTACGCACGGCGCGCGAGGGACCCTGTCGCGGAGGGACTGGCGCTCAGTCGCCTGGGCATCCAGGCTTTTTTCCGCAACGAGCTGCGGCGCGCGCGCGACTACCAGGAGCAGGCCGTGGCCACGCTCCGCCTGGTGGGCGAGCGCTGGGAGCGCCAGACGTGCCTCATGATGCAGGCGACGGGCGAGTTCCTCTGCTCGCGCTTCGAGGCGGCCGAGCAGCTCTACCAGCAGATGCGCACCATCGGCGTGGAACTCAACGCGCTGATGCATCAGGGCTGGGCACACTCCTGGAGTCCCATGTGTCGCTACCTGCTGGGCCAGGGCGACGTGGGCGAGCTGTGCGCGGAGCTGGAGCAGGGGCTGCGGATCAGCGTCGAGGTGGACGACCTGGCCAACCAGTGCGCCAGCCTCAACCATCTGGCCAACGTGACGGTGCGCGAGCACCAGGTGGAAGAGGCGGCGCTGGTGGCCGTGCGCGCCTTCAGCACCATCTGGAGCTACCAGGTGCTGGTGCCCTTCCTTCAGGTGGGCTTGGTGGACGCGGCCGAGGCGGCCCTCTTCGCCCTGGAGGAAGGGGCCACGGTGGTGCCTCGCGCGGAGCTGTGGCGGGTGGTGCGCCGGAGCTGTTTCAAGGCGCGCGCCATTGCTCGGCTGTATCCGTACCTCAAGGGGCCGGCCCTGCGGGTCACCGCGCGGGCGCTGCGGCTGCGCAAGGGCGTGGCGGCGGCCGAGCCGGTGTTCCTCGAGGCCATCGCGGTGCTGGAGGCCAGCCCCAACCGCTGGGAGACGGGCGTGGCCTACTTCGATGCCGCGGTGGCGCTGCCGCATCGCCGCGCGGCGTTCCTCGCGCGAGCCCGGGCCCTCTTCACGGACATTGGCGCGCGGGCCGAGCTGCGACGGATCGACCGCCTCGAGGCGGGCACGGCGGATGGGGCCTCGCTCGCACCTCCAGAGCGTGTCTCGGCTTGA
- a CDS encoding B12-binding domain-containing radical SAM protein: MRIAVIATYTHPTRLRVKEPSIMQSSVPELIAGLCPADAEVEIFNEKEADIPLDRDWDLVFFSYLHSYYEHTKVLSTLLRQRGIKTVGGGRHASYFPEDAERYFDAVITGEPETNVPALIADFERGALQKRYALPSKGAAAIQPYRYELIDFTHNKVRLPGIEASRGCPFSCNFCVLTGNERYRFRPIPQVIDEIQTRMRWNPNYLGMMEDAFVFLDNNLGGSPKYLRELCEALIPLKKTWGCALTFNVLKDESLVKLMAKAGCRYVYTGLESLNPDSIKAMNKGQNKLSEVDAVIQRVFSAGILLSFGLIVGSDGDTNDYLLKLPQYLSDLRYFSITFLGIVCPYPETPFFRELQAEGRLLPGTISRDYDGYTLCHRPKQLHPSEVIEHFHRLCSELGSLPNIARHYWSKLTMSDMPRYKTTILFSGPEILSIRNPVKNPARRYIAGMDALEEWDVRQMAALGLEPQRLT; the protein is encoded by the coding sequence ATGCGGATCGCTGTCATCGCCACGTACACGCACCCCACCCGGCTGCGCGTCAAGGAACCCTCCATCATGCAGTCCTCGGTCCCGGAGCTGATCGCCGGACTGTGTCCCGCGGACGCCGAGGTGGAGATCTTCAACGAGAAGGAGGCGGACATCCCGTTGGATCGGGATTGGGATCTCGTCTTCTTCTCGTACCTGCACTCGTACTACGAGCACACCAAGGTGCTCTCCACGCTGCTGCGCCAGCGCGGCATCAAGACGGTGGGCGGGGGACGCCACGCCAGCTACTTCCCCGAGGACGCCGAGCGCTACTTCGACGCGGTCATCACCGGGGAGCCCGAGACCAACGTCCCAGCGCTCATCGCGGACTTCGAGCGGGGCGCGCTCCAGAAGCGCTACGCCCTGCCGTCCAAGGGCGCGGCGGCCATCCAGCCGTACCGCTACGAGCTCATCGACTTCACGCACAACAAGGTGCGCCTGCCGGGCATCGAGGCGTCGCGCGGGTGCCCGTTCTCCTGCAACTTCTGCGTCCTCACCGGCAACGAGCGCTACCGCTTCCGCCCCATTCCCCAGGTCATCGATGAGATCCAGACGCGCATGCGCTGGAACCCGAACTACCTCGGGATGATGGAGGACGCGTTCGTCTTCCTCGACAACAACCTGGGCGGCTCGCCCAAGTACCTGCGGGAGCTGTGCGAGGCCCTCATCCCGCTGAAGAAGACCTGGGGCTGCGCCCTCACCTTCAACGTCCTCAAGGACGAGTCACTCGTGAAGCTGATGGCGAAGGCGGGCTGCCGCTACGTGTACACGGGCCTGGAGTCGCTCAACCCGGACTCCATCAAGGCGATGAACAAGGGACAGAACAAGCTGTCGGAGGTGGACGCCGTCATCCAGCGCGTCTTCTCCGCCGGCATCCTGTTGTCCTTCGGCCTCATCGTCGGCTCGGACGGCGACACCAACGACTACCTGCTCAAACTGCCGCAGTACCTCTCGGACCTGCGCTACTTCTCCATCACCTTCCTCGGCATCGTCTGCCCCTATCCCGAGACGCCCTTCTTCCGCGAGCTGCAGGCCGAGGGCCGCCTGCTCCCGGGCACCATCAGCCGCGACTATGACGGCTACACGCTGTGCCACCGCCCCAAGCAGCTTCACCCGTCCGAGGTCATCGAGCACTTCCATCGGCTGTGCAGCGAGCTGGGGAGCCTGCCCAACATCGCCAGGCACTACTGGTCCAAGCTCACGATGAGCGACATGCCGCGCTACAAGACGACCATCCTCTTCTCCGGACCGGAGATCCTCAGCATCCGCAATCCGGTGAAGAACCCCGCGCGCCGCTACATCGCGGGCATGGACGCGCTGGAGGAGTGGGACGTGCGGCAGATGGCCGCGCTGGGCCTGGAGCCCCAGCGGCTCACCTGA